Proteins encoded by one window of Gallaecimonas pentaromativorans:
- a CDS encoding HopJ type III effector protein: protein MSFASLDALKAQLATSPDTIEFADVIALIDAEFVFTPSAFGNGEVNNEAGQNNGSCKLLALGQYLELDKDQTLALFGRFYREDVLGNPGGSDHANIRNFMQSGQAGVAFAQFPLVAKA, encoded by the coding sequence ATGTCTTTTGCTTCTTTGGATGCGCTCAAGGCGCAACTGGCTACCAGCCCCGACACCATTGAATTTGCCGACGTTATCGCCCTTATCGATGCCGAGTTCGTGTTCACCCCCAGCGCTTTTGGCAACGGCGAGGTGAACAATGAGGCGGGCCAGAACAACGGTTCGTGCAAGCTGCTGGCCCTTGGCCAATACCTTGAGCTGGATAAAGACCAGACCCTGGCCCTGTTTGGCCGCTTTTACCGCGAGGACGTGCTGGGTAACCCTGGCGGCAGCGACCACGCCAATATCCGCAATTTCATGCAAAGCGGTCAGGCCGGGGTGGCGTTTGCCCAGTTCCCGCTGGTTGCCAAGGCGTAG
- a CDS encoding flavodoxin family protein, producing MNTITLLGSARGNGYTAALCEAIGFKTLNLNDYQIRPYDYRGDGRGDDFLGLIEELLRHDRILLASPLYWYSMSGPMKVFLDRLTDLLNHHKALGRQLRGKAAGVIASGGARVPPPCFEEPFRLTFDYLGMHYQGMSYLDTSKGLDGAMLAKVAASHPFKADYALATSGNWANATPA from the coding sequence ATGAACACCATCACCCTGCTGGGCAGCGCCCGCGGCAACGGCTACACCGCCGCCCTGTGCGAGGCCATTGGCTTTAAAACACTGAATTTGAACGACTATCAGATAAGGCCCTATGACTATCGCGGTGATGGCCGCGGCGATGACTTTCTTGGGCTAATCGAAGAGCTGCTGCGCCATGACCGCATCCTCTTGGCCAGCCCCCTGTACTGGTACAGCATGAGCGGCCCGATGAAGGTGTTTTTGGACCGCCTTACCGATCTGTTGAACCACCACAAGGCGCTAGGGCGACAATTAAGGGGCAAGGCAGCCGGGGTGATTGCCAGCGGTGGCGCCAGAGTGCCCCCGCCCTGCTTTGAAGAGCCGTTTAGGCTGACTTTTGACTACCTTGGGATGCATTACCAAGGCATGAGTTACCTGGACACCAGCAAAGGCCTGGACGGCGCCATGCTGGCCAAGGTGGCCGCCAGCCACCCCTTCAAGGCCGACTACGCCTTGGCAACCAGCGGGAACTGGGCAAACGCCACCCCGGCCTGA
- a CDS encoding VOC family protein: MNLNQVTLPVHDLALANRFYLDLGFTQIVDSPHYARFACPQGEASFSLIEQSAPCTNSAVIYFECEDLDAQVARLKAKGIAFEQEPQDQPYLWREAVLKDPAGNKIKLFWAGQNRLNPPWRVNIQGVQQPAAGKERS, from the coding sequence ATGAACCTTAACCAAGTCACCCTGCCGGTCCACGACCTGGCCCTGGCCAACCGTTTCTATCTGGACCTTGGCTTTACCCAGATAGTCGATAGCCCGCATTACGCCCGCTTCGCCTGCCCTCAGGGGGAAGCCAGCTTTTCGCTGATAGAGCAAAGCGCACCCTGCACCAACAGCGCTGTTATCTATTTTGAATGTGAAGATCTAGATGCCCAGGTGGCACGGCTTAAAGCCAAGGGGATCGCCTTTGAACAAGAGCCCCAGGACCAGCCTTACTTGTGGCGAGAAGCGGTACTGAAAGACCCGGCCGGTAACAAGATCAAACTGTTCTGGGCAGGTCAAAACCGGCTCAATCCCCCTTGGCGGGTCAACATTCAAGGCGTGCAACAGCCAGCCGCCGGAAAGGAACGTTCATGA
- a CDS encoding VOC family protein — protein MTAPYVEHQNITVPNLSATIDALLALFPAWRLRARRREFIQPTFGNRPFELDWAHVGTEHSYLALQAPPDNADFIPNPQPYFSHLGIVVTDLAACLQRAERLGLLAKESPPHPGRRRAYVQVATGLMLELIEYQTEDQALRHSYS, from the coding sequence ATGACCGCGCCCTATGTCGAACACCAGAACATCACGGTGCCGAACCTGTCCGCCACCATTGACGCCCTGCTGGCGCTGTTCCCGGCCTGGCGGCTTCGGGCCCGACGCCGCGAATTTATCCAGCCTACCTTCGGCAACCGCCCCTTTGAGCTGGACTGGGCCCATGTGGGCACCGAGCACAGCTATCTGGCGTTGCAGGCTCCGCCAGATAACGCCGATTTCATTCCCAACCCTCAGCCTTACTTCAGCCACCTCGGCATTGTGGTGACCGATCTGGCTGCCTGCCTGCAACGGGCCGAACGACTGGGGTTATTAGCCAAGGAAAGCCCGCCTCACCCCGGCCGTAGACGGGCCTATGTGCAGGTAGCCACCGGCTTGATGTTGGAGCTGATTGAATACCAAACCGAAGATCAGGCGCTGCGCCACAGCTATAGCTAA